One window of the Camelina sativa cultivar DH55 chromosome 1, Cs, whole genome shotgun sequence genome contains the following:
- the LOC104769647 gene encoding uncharacterized protein LOC104769647 isoform X1, whose product MGKTEDDVNLRVAGEELTGDSTERRRRNARCCVCSQWISSSFLGFKCFFVLILSVSLFLSALFLLLPFPVDPQQSNLDPRFRGHAIVASFSINRPASFLNENILQLRDDIFQEMSYVSINVTILAFEPADGLNMTKVVFGIDHDTDYREILPLSLSSIKEMFESVLINQSTLQLTKSLFGETFLFEVLKFPGGITVIPPQSAFPLQKFKIVFNFTLNYSIHQIQINFNTLASQLKNGLNLAPYENLYVSLSNSEGSTVSPPTTVHSSVLLRVGTSNSSPRLKQLTDTITGSRSKNLGLNNTIFGKVKQVRLSSFLPNSSDSGTRSPSPSPSPHSKHHHHHHHHHHHHHHNHHHHHHLSPNMAPEVSPVASPAPQRNRRIAPSAPPSCNLGNRGRKRVHFKEYHMHFSSTPAPAPSAGVPRHQPHSPAPIPAAKSHIVPVSAPLPHVVFAHAAQPPITEQREPHAKEDAHPQSQSSSSANAVLPAIPWIVLLMLIVAGLHK is encoded by the exons aTGGGTAAAACCGAGGATGATGTGAACCTCCGTGTCGCCGGCGAGGAACTTACCGGCGATTCGACggagagaaggaggaggaatgCTCGGTGTTGTGTGTGTTCCCAATGGATCTCCTCTAGCTTCCTTGGTTTCAAATGTTTCTTCGTTTTGATTCTCTCCGTCTCTTTGTTCCTctctgctttgtttttgttgcttccCTTTCCTGTTGATCCTCAGCAATCCAATCTCGATCCCAGATTTAGAg GTCATGCTATAGTAGCCAGTTTTAGCATCAATAGACCGGCTTCTTTTCTTAATGAAAATATCTTGCAGCTTAGGGATGACATCTTTCAAGAGATGAGCTACGTATCCATCAAT GTAACTATTTTGGCTTTTGAACCGGCAGATGGATTGAACATGACAAAGGTTGTGTTTGGAATTGACCACGATACAGATTACCGGGAAATTTTACCTTTGTCCTTGAGTTCTATCAAAGAGATGTTTGAATCGGTGCTCATAAATCAATCTACTCTCCAGCTTACGAAATCCTTGTTTGGGGAAACCTTCCTTTTTGAAGTGCTCAAGTTTCCAGGAGGAATCACTGTGATTCCACCTCAAAGTGCTTTTCCTCTGCAGAAGTTCAAGATTGTTTTCAACTTTACCTTAAATTACTCTATTCACCAGATACAGATAAACTTCAATACCCTTGCTAGTCAACTCAAGAATGGGCTGAATCTCGCACCATACGAG AATTTGTATGTAAGCTTATCGAATTCAGAAGGGTCAACCGTGTCTCCTCCTACAACTGTTCACTCATCGGTTTTGCTTAGAGTCGGGACTTCAAATTCGAGCCCAAGGTTGAAACAACTGACTGATACCATCACAGGTTCACGCTCGAAAAACCTCGGCCTGAATAACACCATATTTGGTAAGGTCAAGCAAGTTCGTCTCTCATCTTTCTTGCCAAACAGCAGTGATAGTGGCACCAGATCTCCATCACCCTCACCTAGTCCCCATTCCAagcaccaccatcatcatcatcatcaccatcatcatcaccatcacaaccatcatcatcaccaccatctgaGCCCAAATATGGCTCCCGAGGTTTCACCGGTGGCCTCTCCTGCTCCTCAGAGAAACCGTAGGATAGCTCCGTCTGCACCTCCGTCCTGCAACTTAGGGAATAGAGGACGAAAGAGAGTACATTTCAAGGAGTATCACATGCATTTTTCATCCACACCTGCGCCTGCTCCTTCTGCTGGTGTACCACGTCATCAGCCGCACTCGCCGGCCCCGATTCCTGCAGCCAAGTCTCATATAGTTCCAGTCTCTGCCCCTCTACCACATGTGGTGTTTGCACATGCAGCTCAACCACCCATAACCGAACAAAGGGAACCTCACGCAAAAGAAGATGCTCATCCTCAATCGCAGTCCTCTTCAT CAGCGAATGCGGTTTTACCAGCTATTCCATGGATTGTCCTTCTCATGCTGATAGTGGCCGGGCTTCATAAATAA
- the LOC104769435 gene encoding probable E3 ubiquitin-protein ligase RHC1A isoform X1 — translation MKKNLFFRRSMTTTSRKNTHWCNTCRRGVRLQGEGRRGGACIHCGDVFLERLYENVELSPFDFFGLAFEEEAHNRGNNRRSVLGGDQLSFEELFNRLSTQDRRGPPPASLAAINTLQKIKIRQKHIGNLDLCCPVCQDRFEIGSDARKMPCKHIYHSECIAPWLVQRNTCPVCRKELPQDRNNGWKKPFMYLWPFRSSGLA, via the coding sequence ATGAAAAAGAATCTATTCTTTCGCAGatccatgaccacgaccagccGTAAAAACACACATTGGTGTAACACTTGTAGACGAGGAGTTCGTCTTCAAGGAgagggaagaagaggaggagctTGCATTCACTGTGGTGACGTCTTTCTTGAAAGGCTATATGAGAACGTGGAACTAAGCCCTTTTGATTTCTTTGGATTAGcctttgaagaagaagctcataaCCGTGGCAACAACAGAAGATCGGTTCTTGGAGGAGACCAACTAAGTTTCGAAGAGCTGTTTAACCGTCTGTCAACGCAAGACCGTCGCGGTCCTCCTCCCGCTTCACTAGCCGCGATCAACACGTTGCAAAAGATCAAAATCAGGCAGAAGCATATCGGTAATTTGGATCTGTGTTGCCCGGTTTGTCAAGACCGGTTTGAAATAGGATCGGATGCAAGAAAGATGCCGTGTAAACATATCTACCATTCAGAATGTATAGCCCCGTGGTTAGTCCAGCGTAATACTTGCCCGGTGTGTCGCAAAGAACTGCCACAAGACCGGAATAATGGCTGGAAAAAGCCATTTATGTATCTGTGGCCGTTCAGGTCTTCTGGTTTGGCCTAA
- the LOC104769435 gene encoding probable E3 ubiquitin-protein ligase RHC1A isoform X2, whose amino-acid sequence MTTTSRKNTHWCNTCRRGVRLQGEGRRGGACIHCGDVFLERLYENVELSPFDFFGLAFEEEAHNRGNNRRSVLGGDQLSFEELFNRLSTQDRRGPPPASLAAINTLQKIKIRQKHIGNLDLCCPVCQDRFEIGSDARKMPCKHIYHSECIAPWLVQRNTCPVCRKELPQDRNNGWKKPFMYLWPFRSSGLA is encoded by the coding sequence atgaccacgaccagccGTAAAAACACACATTGGTGTAACACTTGTAGACGAGGAGTTCGTCTTCAAGGAgagggaagaagaggaggagctTGCATTCACTGTGGTGACGTCTTTCTTGAAAGGCTATATGAGAACGTGGAACTAAGCCCTTTTGATTTCTTTGGATTAGcctttgaagaagaagctcataaCCGTGGCAACAACAGAAGATCGGTTCTTGGAGGAGACCAACTAAGTTTCGAAGAGCTGTTTAACCGTCTGTCAACGCAAGACCGTCGCGGTCCTCCTCCCGCTTCACTAGCCGCGATCAACACGTTGCAAAAGATCAAAATCAGGCAGAAGCATATCGGTAATTTGGATCTGTGTTGCCCGGTTTGTCAAGACCGGTTTGAAATAGGATCGGATGCAAGAAAGATGCCGTGTAAACATATCTACCATTCAGAATGTATAGCCCCGTGGTTAGTCCAGCGTAATACTTGCCCGGTGTGTCGCAAAGAACTGCCACAAGACCGGAATAATGGCTGGAAAAAGCCATTTATGTATCTGTGGCCGTTCAGGTCTTCTGGTTTGGCCTAA
- the LOC104769802 gene encoding bZIP transcription factor 28-like, producing the protein MVTTESTSVIVPPPEIPNLNPYMFSESDLVSVPPLDPLFLSDSDPISMDAPISDLDFLLDDENGDFADFDFPFDSSDDFFDFDLAEPAAAVIPEEIGNNRPNLDSSENRNGDGGSEGISDSVHSQVSSQGSKTTFVNDTVDAALSSPESSNHQKSSVSKRKKEKEDSGGEYRSCKYQKSDDKSVATNNEEDDDDKKLLRQIRNRESAQLSRQRKKQQTEDLERKVKSMSATIADLNGKMAYVMAENVALRQQMAIASGAPPPMNPYMAAPPLPYQWMPYPPYPVRGYGSQTPLVPIPKLAPKPVSSGRPRKTDSKKNEGKSKLKKVASISFIGILFFVFLFGTLVPFMNVNYGGESGSFGGLSKYDGHRYYNEHKGKVLMVGDGSDVRREGGISDGNIHSSRRIHGDSDSCGGVDYNAHPKVEGRPSSVRNVSDPLFASLFVPRNDGLVKIDGNLIIHSVLASEKATALAKKNVTETVKSKERLTIPGAVSSALAVPEVRGNAAMLSQSSEGQRLHQWFHEGGSGTLMDYSMCTEVFQFDIAPGAIVPSSVANISAEHLKNVTTHGKRIKNRRILEGLPVSLVASELNITGTQTNKDTQNKTFNGSTKNKPTSSSSMVVSVLLDPREIVDSETDRVVPPTQKSLSRIFVVVLLDSVKYVTYSCVLPRSGLHLVAT; encoded by the exons ATGGTGACGACGGAATCAACATCAGTGATTGTTCCTCCGCCGGAGATACCTAATCTGAACCCTTACATGTTTTCGGAATCCGATCTCGTTTCTGTTCCGCCGCTAGATCCTCTTTTCCTATCTGATTCTGATCCGATTTCAATGGATGCTCCGATCTCCGATCTTGACTTCTTACTAGACGACGAGAACGGAGATTTTGCCGATTTCGATTTCCCGTTTGATAGTTCCGACGATTTCTTCGATTTCGATTTGGCGGAGCCCGCGGCGGCGGTGATCCCTGAGGAGATCGGGAATAATCGTCCCAATTTGGACTCGTCGGAAAACAGAAACGGCGACGGAGGTTCTGAAGGAATATCTGATTCTGTTCATTCTCAGGTTTCATCTCAAGGATCCAAGACGACTTTTGTGAACGACACCGTTGACGCCGCGTTATCCTCCCCTGAATCTAGCAATCACCAGAAGTCTTCCGTCagcaagaggaagaaagaaaaagaagactccGGCGGCGAATACAGGAGCTGCAAGTATCAAAAGTCCGATGATAAATCAGTCGCTACGAACAACGAAGAGGATGATGACGACAAGAAGTTACTAAGGCAGATTAGGAACCGTGAGAGTGCTCAGCTCTCGAGGCAGAGGAAGAAGCAACAAACAGAGGATCTTGaaagaaaagtgaagagtaTGAGTGCCACCATTGCTGATTTGAATGGTAAGATGgcttatgttatggctgagaATGTAGCTTTAAGGCAACAAATGGCTATTGCTTCTGGTGCTCCTCCTCCTATGAATCCTTATATGGCTGCACCGCCTTTACCGTATCAATGGATGCCGTATCCGCCGTATCCTGTTAGGGGTTATGGATCACAGACTCCATTGGTTCCCATTCCTAAGTTAGCTCCTAAGCCTGTCTCTAGTGGTAGACCTAGGAAGACAGATAGTAAGAAGAATGAGGGGAAGAGTAAGCTCAAGAAGGTTGCTAGTATTAGTTTTATTGggattttgttctttgttttcttgtttggtaCATTAGTTCCGTTTATGAATGTAAATTatggaggagaaagtggaagcTTTGGTGGTTTGTCTAAATATGATGGTCACCGGTATTACAATGAACATAAGGGGAAGGTTCTTATGGTAGGCGATGGTTCTGATGTTAGAAGAGAAGGTGGAATATCTGACGGAAATATACATTCTAGTAGGAGGATTCATGGTGATAGCGATAGTTGTGGAGGAGTTGATTATAACGCTCATCCGAAAGTAGAGGGACGACCAAGTTCAGTGAGAAATGTCAGTGACCCTctttttgcttctctctttgTCCCAAGAAACGATGGGCTTGTGAAGATTGACGGGAATTTGATAATTCACTCTGTTTTGGCGAGTGAGAAAGCAACGGCTTTAGCGAAGAAGAATGTCACTGAAACAGTAAAAAGCAAAGAACGATTGACCATTCCTGGTGCAGTGTCTTCTGCATTAGCTGTTCCTGAGGTAAGAGGAAATGCAGCAATGCTTTCTCAATCTTCTGAAGGACAAAGGCTTCACCAATGGTTTCATGAAGGTGGCTCAG GGACACTAATGGATTATAGCATGTGTACTGAGGTTTTCCAGTTTGATATTGCTCCTGGTGCTATAGTCCCATCATCAGTCGCCAACATTTCAGCGGAGCATCTAAAAAATGTGACCACCCACGGCAAGAGGATAAAGAACAGGAGAATTCTCGAGGGACTTCCGGTTTCACTTGTGGCATCTGAGCTCAACATCACCGGAACCCAGACGAACAAAGATACTCAAAACAAGACGTTTAATGGAAGCACTAAGAACAAACCAACCTCATCATCCTCCATGGTTGTCTCAGTGTTGCTTGATCCAAGAGAGATCGTTGACTCTGAAACCGATAGAGTGGTGCCTCCAACCCAGAAATCACTTTCCCGGATCTTCGTGGTGGTGCTTCTTGACAGTGTCAAATACGTTACCTACTCATGCGTTCTTCCTCGATCGGGTCTTCATCTCGTAGCCACTTGA
- the LOC104769350 gene encoding probable mediator of RNA polymerase II transcription subunit 26a → MMKRSESLDNWREYFRRGDSDIFGIIDHAIMVAASDYPNEFKSRRDSIAELLFSYRLSRRHHHHLDVSIHGDQEEEFEHCPVTTVETVGVEDVRKLNKKNQIYEEEEEEDDDDTVIVDEVIRIKDILFNKEDEPNSVLLECLRKLESISMNVDMLKDTEIGKAVNGLRRHSSDKISKLAKTLFAEWKKLVDQWMNIPKEIAGAEGTPESVNLSVIDEEETFPSPPHDLDIYAPEPNGFELSQILDCLDCDGNPRHSVESEPERKLQSSSRRRPGGTNEASVVGRSNKDQQMRREEADVRPIKHSAIDFGEPRKQPKQNREQMVQRKPLAVAEQKRKLAGQQQRDKLKALDPDTKFEFAKRRLQESYQHHENAKRQRTIQVLETIPKQSKVHKPQLKRPARR, encoded by the exons atgatgaAACGATCGGAGTCGTTGGATAATTGGAGAGAATATTTCCGGCGAGGAGATTCTGATATTTTTGGGATTATCGATCATGCCATTATGGTCGCTGCTTCAGATTATCCCAATGAGTTCAAATCCAGGAGAGATAGTATCGCcgagcttttgttttcttatagaCTGagccgccgccaccaccaccacctcgaTGTTTCGATTCATGgagaccaagaagaagagttcGAGCATTGTCCTGTGACGACGGTGGAGACAGTTGGAGTTGAAGATGTGAGGAAATTGAACAAGAAGAATCAGATttatgaagaggaggaggaggaggatgatgatgatactgtGATTGTTGATGAAGTCATTAGGATTAAAGATATCTTGTTCAACAAAGAAGATGAG ccaAATTCTGTGTTGCTTGAATGTTTGAGAAAGCTTGAGTCCATTTCTATGAATGTGGATATGCTTAAG GATACTGAGATTGGAAAGGCTGTTAATGGTCTGAGGAGACATAGTTCTGATAAGATTAGCAAACTTGCAAAGACTCTTTTCGc AGAGTGGAAGAAGCTAGTGGACCAATGGATGAACATCCCGAAGGAAATTGCTG GCGCTGAAGGGACGCCAGAGTCTGTAAACCTTTCagttattgatgaagaagaaacctttCCTTCTCCTCCACATGATTTAGATATCTATGCTCCTGAACCCAATGGATTTGAACTCTCTCAG ATCTTAGATTGCTTGGATTGCGATGGAA ATCCTCGTCATAGTGTGGAGTCAGAACCTGAAAGAAAATTGCAGAGTAGCTCGAGGAGGAGACCTGGGGGTACAAATGAAGCCAGTGTTGTAGGGAGGTCCAACAAGGATCAACAGATGAGGAGAGAAGAAGCTGATGTTAGACCTATAAAGCACTCAGCCATCGATTTTGGTGAGCCTAGAAAACAACCAAAGCAAAATAGAGAACAAATGGTACAAAGAAAACCGCTTGCTGTTGCTGAGCAAAAGCGGAAACTAGCTGGACAACAACAACGAGAT AAACTCAAAGCTCTGGATCCAGACACAAAGTTTGAGTTTGCAAAGCGGAGACTCCAAGAGAGCTACCAACATCATGAGAATG CCAAGAGACAGCGGACGATACAAGTACTGGAAACTATCCCAAAGCAAAGTAAAGTTCATAAACCGCAACTCAAAAGACCCGCACGAAGATAA
- the LOC104769647 gene encoding uncharacterized protein LOC104769647 isoform X2, protein MGKTEDDVNLRVAGEELTGDSTERRRRNARCCVCSQWISSSFLGFKCFFVLILSVSLFLSALFLLLPFPVDPQQSNLDPRFRGHAIVASFSINRPASFLNENILQLRDDIFQEMSYVSINVTILAFEPADGLNMTKVVFGIDHDTDYREILPLSLSSIKEMFESVLINQSTLQLTKSLFGETFLFEVLKFPGGITVIPPQSAFPLQKFKIVFNFTLNYSIHQIQINFNTLASQLKNGLNLAPYENLYVSLSNSEGSTVSPPTTVHSSVLLRVGTSNSSPRLKQLTDTITGSRSKNLGLNNTIFGKVKQVRLSSFLPNSSDSGTRSPSPSPSPHSKHHHHHHHHHHHHHHNHHHHHHLSPNMAPEVSPVASPAPQRNRRIAPSAPPSCNLGNRGRKRVHFKEYHMHFSSTPAPAPSAGVPRHQPHSPAPIPAAKSHIVPVSAPLPHVVFAHAAQPPITEQREPHAKEDAHPQSQSSSSNAVLPAIPWIVLLMLIVAGLHK, encoded by the exons aTGGGTAAAACCGAGGATGATGTGAACCTCCGTGTCGCCGGCGAGGAACTTACCGGCGATTCGACggagagaaggaggaggaatgCTCGGTGTTGTGTGTGTTCCCAATGGATCTCCTCTAGCTTCCTTGGTTTCAAATGTTTCTTCGTTTTGATTCTCTCCGTCTCTTTGTTCCTctctgctttgtttttgttgcttccCTTTCCTGTTGATCCTCAGCAATCCAATCTCGATCCCAGATTTAGAg GTCATGCTATAGTAGCCAGTTTTAGCATCAATAGACCGGCTTCTTTTCTTAATGAAAATATCTTGCAGCTTAGGGATGACATCTTTCAAGAGATGAGCTACGTATCCATCAAT GTAACTATTTTGGCTTTTGAACCGGCAGATGGATTGAACATGACAAAGGTTGTGTTTGGAATTGACCACGATACAGATTACCGGGAAATTTTACCTTTGTCCTTGAGTTCTATCAAAGAGATGTTTGAATCGGTGCTCATAAATCAATCTACTCTCCAGCTTACGAAATCCTTGTTTGGGGAAACCTTCCTTTTTGAAGTGCTCAAGTTTCCAGGAGGAATCACTGTGATTCCACCTCAAAGTGCTTTTCCTCTGCAGAAGTTCAAGATTGTTTTCAACTTTACCTTAAATTACTCTATTCACCAGATACAGATAAACTTCAATACCCTTGCTAGTCAACTCAAGAATGGGCTGAATCTCGCACCATACGAG AATTTGTATGTAAGCTTATCGAATTCAGAAGGGTCAACCGTGTCTCCTCCTACAACTGTTCACTCATCGGTTTTGCTTAGAGTCGGGACTTCAAATTCGAGCCCAAGGTTGAAACAACTGACTGATACCATCACAGGTTCACGCTCGAAAAACCTCGGCCTGAATAACACCATATTTGGTAAGGTCAAGCAAGTTCGTCTCTCATCTTTCTTGCCAAACAGCAGTGATAGTGGCACCAGATCTCCATCACCCTCACCTAGTCCCCATTCCAagcaccaccatcatcatcatcatcaccatcatcatcaccatcacaaccatcatcatcaccaccatctgaGCCCAAATATGGCTCCCGAGGTTTCACCGGTGGCCTCTCCTGCTCCTCAGAGAAACCGTAGGATAGCTCCGTCTGCACCTCCGTCCTGCAACTTAGGGAATAGAGGACGAAAGAGAGTACATTTCAAGGAGTATCACATGCATTTTTCATCCACACCTGCGCCTGCTCCTTCTGCTGGTGTACCACGTCATCAGCCGCACTCGCCGGCCCCGATTCCTGCAGCCAAGTCTCATATAGTTCCAGTCTCTGCCCCTCTACCACATGTGGTGTTTGCACATGCAGCTCAACCACCCATAACCGAACAAAGGGAACCTCACGCAAAAGAAGATGCTCATCCTCAATCGCAGTCCTCTTCAT CGAATGCGGTTTTACCAGCTATTCCATGGATTGTCCTTCTCATGCTGATAGTGGCCGGGCTTCATAAATAA